The sequence below is a genomic window from Thioclava nitratireducens.
GCGCAGCCCCCTCAGATTCGTTTCGGGGAATCTCACGTCAAGCGCAAAGGTCGGTTGCCTGCTGGCTCGCCAGCTTGCTAGCTTCTACCTGCGATTCACGTCGCCTTGGGGGACATGACGCATTTATCTGGCCGTCGGGGGCAAATAAGTCTGCCACGACAAATGAAAAAGCCTGTTGGCGACCAGCGAAATGCGATTCCGATTCTCGAGGGGGTCCAACTCCTCACTTTCGGCAACTCTGCCTGAAACCGGGTTTCAATCCCGGCAGGTAGGTCGTGTCTGTTTGTAATCGAGGCCGAGCTGCCAGCCGGGCTTGCCGCAATCCCAAGGGACGAAGACGCAACTTATTTGTGTTTGGCGATGGGCGGAAAAATGACGGACGAAACTTGGGGGCAGGTCTGCAATGAGCTTCAAAAAGCTGTTGGGCAAAACAACTACACGACCTGGATCGCTCCGCTCGAGCTGATCGACCTCGAGGACGGCATCGCCTCATTCCAAGCACCGACGAAATTCATGTGCGACTGGGTCTCGCGCAACTTTGCGGAACCGATCCTGAGCGAACTGCGTCGGGCGGGCATCTCTGCAGAGCGCGTCGACATCTCGGTCCCGGCCCGTCGTCCGATGAACGGCACGGCGAATGGCGCGACCCGCCCTGCGGTTCCGGCCCCTGCCCCGGCTCCCGCTGCAGCCGCCAAGCTCCGCAGGACCCCGCGTCCCGACGAGCCGCTTCCCGGCGCGCCGCTAGATTCGCGCTTCACCTTCGACAGCTTCGTCGTCGGCAAGCCGAACGAACTGGCCCATGCCGCCGCCAAGCGCGTTGCCGAAGGCGGCCCGGTCACGTTCAACCCGCTGTTCCTCTATGGCGGCGTCGGGCTTGGTAAGACCCACCTGATGCATGCGATCGCGCATGACCTGCAGCATCAGCGTCCGGATCTGCGCGTGCTCTACCTGTCGGCCGAGCAGTTCATGTATCGCTTCGTGCAGGCGCTGCGCGAAAAGCAGATCATGGACTTCAAGGAGATGTTCCGCTCGATCGACGTTCTGATGGTCGACGATGTGCAGTTCATCGCCGGGAAAGATTCCACGCAGGAAGAGTTCTTCCACACGTTCAACGCGCTCGTGGATCAGGGCAAACAGATCGTCATTTCGGCGGATCGTGCCCCGGGCGAGATCAAGGACCTCGAAGAGCGCATCAAGTCGCGCCTGTCCTGCGGTCTCGTCGTCGACCTGCACCCGACCGATTACGAACTGCGCCTCGGTATTCTTCAGACCAAGACCGAAGCCTACAAGGTTCAGTATCCCGACCTGCAGATCGCCCCCGGCGTTCTGGAATTCGTGGCACACCGGATCACCTCGAACGTGCGTATCCTCGAAGGCGCGCTGACCCGCCTCTTCGCCTATGCCTCGCTGATCGGGCGCGAGATCACGATGGATCTGGCGCAGGAATGCCTCAAGGACCAGCTGCGTCAGTCCGAGCGCAAGGTCACCGTCGAAGAAATCCAGCGCAAGGTGGCGGAGCATTACAACGTCCGTCTCTCCGATCTCGTGGGGCCCAAGCGCCTGCGCGCCATCGCTCGTCCGCGCCAGGTGGCGATGTTCCTCGCGAAATCGCTGACCACCCGCTCGCTTCCCGATATCGGGCGCCGCTTCGGCGGGCGCGATCACACCACGATCATGCACGGCATCCGCAAGATCGAGGAACTGCGCGGCACGGATTCGCAGCTCGCCGAAGATATCGAGTTGCTCCGCCGCCTCCTTGAAAGCTGATCTGGCCCGCTGGGCTTGACGCTCCGGACAAAGCGACCGAATGTCTGCGAAAACCGTTGTGCCGGTGGTGCGAGGTGCTACCTTGCCAGCCCCGGAAAGTCGTGAGGGATCGACATGAAATTCAGCATCGAACGCGCCGCGCTGCTCAAGGCCGTCTCGCAAGCGCAATCCGTTGTGGAACGCCGCAACACGATCCCGATCCTTGCTAACGTGCTGATCGAAGCCGAAGGCGACACTGTCCAGTTCCGCGCGACCGACCTCGATATCGAGGTGGTCGACAAGGCGCCCGCGCAGGTCGAACAGGCCGGGGCCACGACGGTCTCGGCGGTCATGCTGCATGAAATCGTGCGCAAGCTACCCGATGGCGCGCTGGTCTCGATCTCGGACGACCCGGCCGCCGGGCGTCTGAACGTGCAGGCCGGTCGGTCGAGCTTCAACCTCGCCACGCTGCCGAAGGAAGACTTCCCGGTGATGGCTTCTTCGGAATACACGGCGAATTTCACGGCCAAGGCCGGGGTGCTCAAGCGCCTGTTCGACAAGTCGAAATTCGCGATCTCGACTGAAGAGACCCGCTATTACCTCAACGGCGTCTACATGCATATCGCGACCGGCGAAGACGGTCAGGTGCTGCGCTGCGTCGCCACCGACGGTCACCGTCTGGCGCGTATCGATTCCGGCCTGCCCGAAGGCGCCTCGGGTATGCCCGGCGTGATCGTGCCCCGCAAAACGGTGAACGAGCTGCGCAAGCTGCTGGAGGACGACAATCAGGAAATCGCGGTCTCGGTCTCGGAAACCAAGGTCCGTTTCGCGACCCCGGTGATCACGCTGACCTCGAAGGTCATCGACGGCACCTTCCCCGATTACACCCGCGTCATCCCGACCGGGAACACCCGCCAGTTGGAAGTCGACGCATCGGAATTCGCAAAAGCGGTGGACCGTGTGGCGACCGTCTCGTCGGAGCGGTCGCGCGCGGTGAAACTGGCTCTGGAAGCCGACAAGCTGGTACTTTCGGTCAACGCACCCGATGCCGGTGCCGCGGAAGAAGAGCTGGTCGTGGCCTATGCCGACGAGCCGCTGGAGATCGGTTTCAACGCGAAATACCTGCTCGAGATCGCGAGCCAGGTCGATCGCGAAAATGCCGTCTTCCTGTTCAACTCCTCGGGCGATCCGACCCTGATGCGCGAAGGTGGCGACACTTCGGCGGTCTATGTGGTCATGCCGATGCGCGTGTGAGGCCTGACGGAAGCCTCCGGCGGGGATATTTCCATCGAGAAGAAGAGGCGCGATGCTGCGTGAACTGAAGATATTGCAGTTCCGCTCGCATCGTCGTGCCGAAATCGCTTTCGACGGGCGGCCCGTGGCAATCTACGGGCCCAACGGCGCGGGCAAGACGAATATCCTCGAGGCGGTGTCGCTGCTCTCACCCGGGCGTGGGCTGCGCCGGGCGCAGGCCGACGAGTTGATGCGCCGCGCCGAAGCCGTTGGCTGGAAGCTGCGCGCCGTCACCGACACCCATGAGATCGAGACCTCCGCCCTGCCCGGCGAGTCCCGCCGGGTCGAGATCGATGGCAAAGCCGCGCCGCAGGTGGCACTGGCGCAGATTCTGCGGGTGCTGTGGCTGGTGCCCTCGATGGACCGGCTCTGGATCGAAGGGGCCGAAGGGCGCAGGCGGTTTCTCGACCGGATGGTGATGAGCTTCACCCCCGCCCATGCCGAGGTCACGCTGGCCTATGAAAAGGCGATGCGCGAGCGGAACCGCTTGCTCAAGGACATGGTCCGCGATCCGAACTGGTATCACGCGCTGGAGGCGCAGATGGCCGAAGCTGGCGCTGCGATCCGGGCGAACCGGGCCGAAGCCCTCACGCGGATCATGCAGGCGCAGGCGGATGCGGCGACGGCGTTTCCAGCAGCGCATCTGGTCCTCGAGAACGAAGGCCCCGGGGATCTGGCCGCAGCCCTCGACGCCAATCGCCCGCGCGACATGTCAGCGGGCCGCACGCTGGAGGGGCCGCACCGGGCCGATCTTCTCGCCACATATGTCGAGAAAGATGCCCCCGCCGCGCAATGCTCTACCGGGGAGCAGAAGGCGCTGCTGATCTCGCTGATCCTCGCCAATGCGCGGGCGCTTGCGGGCGAGGATGTGGTGCTTTTGCTCGACGAGGTCGCCGCCCATCTGGACTCCGGCCGGCGCGCGGCGCTTTATGACGAAATCTGCGCGATGGGCGCGCAGGTGTTGATGACCGGCACGGGAGCTGAGCTGTTCGACGCGCTCGGGGACCGGGGACAATATCTCGAAGTGGTCGAGGGGCCGCAGGGCTCTGAGGTGAGGGAGGCTATGCCGTGAGCTATCCGCAGCAACGTGTGACGCTGATCACGCTGGGCGTGGCCGATCTCGACCAGTCGAAGCGCTTCTACGCAGCGCTCGGCTGGCAGCCCCATGCCGAGCAGGAGGACGTCGCCTTCTACCAGTTGCACGGGATGGCGCTGAGCCTGTTCTCCTTGCCGGCGCTGGCCGCCGATCAGGGCCTTACCCGCGCAAGGCTGGGCACAGGTGCGATGACGCTGGCGCAGAACTTCGACAGCCCCGAAGACGTGGATGCCGCTTTTGCTGCCGCCCTCAAGGCAGGCGCAACCGAATTGAAAGCCCCCGAGAAGACTTTCTGGGGCGGCTATGCGGGCTATTACGCCGATCCCGACCACCATGTCTGGGAACTTGCCCATAATCCCTTCTGGCCGCTGGCCGACGACGGAAGCCTTACCCTCCCATGACCCTCACCTTATCGCAGATCGCGCTCTACACCGGCGCGCTTCTGGTTCTCTTCCTCACCCCCGGGCCGGTCTGGCTCGCCCTTCTCGCTCGCGCGATGGCCGGCGGGTTCGCCTCTGCATGGCCGCTCGCGCTTGGCGTGACGGTGGGCGACATGGTCTGGCCCGCACTCGCAATCTTGGGCGTATCGTGGCTGGTCGGCGAATTCAGCTGGTTCCTCGATGCGCTGCGCTGGGTGGCGGTCGCGATGTTCGTGGGGATGGGGGCGCTCCTGATCCGCCATGCCGAACATCAGATCAGCTCCGACAGCCGCCTGACGCGCCCGGGCATGTGGGCGGGCTTCGTCGCCGGGCTCATCGTGATCATCGGCAATCCCAAGGCGATCCTGTTCTACATGGGCATCCTGCCGGGCTTCTTTCCGATCGCCACGATGACCTGGATCGACATCGCCACGGTCAGTCTGATCTCGGCCATCGTACCGCTGACCGGCAACCTTATCCTCGCCGCCTTCGTGGGCCGCATCCGCGCCTTTGTACAAAGCCGCGGCAAGCTCGCAAAGCTCAACCGGATCGCGGGTGGGCTGATGATCCTCGTCGGCCTTCTTATCGCCGTGACGTGACCCCCTAAATCTTGTGTCTGACGCGTGACATTCCCGGGCCCAGCCGATATAAAACCGGCAACAGATAAAGGACGGGCAGGCATGACCGACGACACCCCGAAGAAGAACGCATACGGCGCCGATTCCATCAAGGTTCTCAAGGGCTTGGAGGCCGTTAGGAAACGGCCCGGCATGTATATCGGCGATACCGATGACGGCTCGGGCCTGCACCACATGGTTTACGAGGTCGTCGATAACGGCATCGACGAAGCCTTGGCGGGTCACGCCGACTACGTCGCCGTGAAAATTCACGCGGATTCTTCGGTCTCCGTGCGTGATAATGGGCGCGGGATTCCCGTCGACATTCACGCCGAAGAAGGCGTCTCCGCGGCCGAGGTCATCATGACCCAGCTGCACGCCGGCGGGAAATTCAACAACACCGACGACGACGGCAACGCCTACAAGGTGTCGGGCGGTCTGCACGGGGTTGGCGTCTCGGTGGTGAACGCGCTGTCGGACTGGCTGGAACTGACGGTTTGGCGCGACGGCAAGATCCACAAGGCGCGCTTCGAGCATGGCGAATGCGTCGAGCATGTGCATGTCGTGGGCGAGGCACCGAACGAGAGCGGCACCGAGGTGCGCTTCCTCGCGTCGAGCAAGGAAGACGATCCCGAGGGCACCTTCTCGAACCGTGAATTCGTCTTCGCCACGCTGGAAAAGCGTCTGCGCGAACTGGCCTTCCTGAACTCCGGCGTCCGTATCATCATCGAAGACGAGCGCCCCGCGGAGCCGCTCAAGACCGAGCTGCACTATGAAGGCGGCGTTCGGGAATTTGTGAAATATCTGGATCGCTCGAAAAACGCCGTGATGGAGGACCCGATCTACATGGTCGGCGAGGTGCGCGGCATCGGCGTCGAATGCGCGATGTGGTGGAACGACAGCTACCACGAAACCGTTCTGCCCTTCACCAACAACATTCCGCAGCGTGACGGCGGCACCCATATGGCGGGCCTGCGCGGGGCGCTGACCCGCACGATCACGAAATACGCGCAGGAAAGCGGCATCGCCAAGCGCGAGAAGGTCGACTTCACCGGCGACGACGCGCGCGAAGGTCTGACCTGCGTGCTATCGGTGAAAGTGCCCGATCCTAAATTCTCCAGCCAGACCAAGGACAAGCTGGTCTCCTCCGAGGTCCGTCCGGCGGTCGAGAACCTCGTGAACGAGAAGCTCGCCGAATGGTTCGAGGAAAACCCGAACGAGGCCAAGCAGATCGTCGGCAAGATTATCGAGGCTGCGTTGGCCCGGGAAGCTGCTCGCAAGGCACGCGAACTCACGCGCCGCAAGACGGTGATGGATGTGGCCTCCCTGCCCGGCAAGCTCGCCGACTGTCAGGAGAAGGATCCGTCGCTCTCCGAAGTCTTCCTCGTCGAGGGTGACTCCGCGGGCGGTTCAGCCAAGCAGGGCCGCGAGCGCAAGAACCAGGCGGTGCTGCCGCTGCGCGGTAAGATTCTCAACGTCGAGCGCGCGCGCTTCGACCGGATGCTCAGCTCGGATCAGATCGGCACGCTGATCACCGCGCTCGGCACCGGAATCGGTCGTGACGAATTCAACATCGACAAGCTGCGCTACCACAAGATCGTCATCATGACGGATGCGGATGTCGATGGTGCGCACATCCGAACGCTTCTGCTGACCTTCTTCTTTCGCCAGATGCCCGAGATCATCGAGCACGGCTACCTCTACATCGCGCAGCCGCCGCTTTACAAAGTCGCGCGCGGCAAATCCGAGGTCTACCTAAAGGATCAGACCGCGCTGGAGGATTACCTGATCGATATGGGCGTCGAAGGGGCGATTCTGCGGCTCAACACCGGCGAGGAGATCAGCGGTCAGGATCTCAAGCGCGTCGTGGAAGAGGCCCGCCTGATCAAGCGGATCCTCGCAACCTTCCCGACCCATTACCCGCATCACATCCTCGAACAGGCCGCGATCGCGGGCGCTATGGTGCCGGGCAAGATCGACGGAGACGCGCAGGGCGTCGCGAACTCGGTGGCCGAGCGCCTCGACCTCGTCGCTTTGGAATACGAGCGCGGCTGGCAGGGCCGTCCGACGCAGGATCACGGCATCCGCCTCGCCCGCGTTCTGCGCGGCGTGGAAGAGGTCCGCACGCTCGACGGTGCCGTGCTGCGCTCGGGCGAAGCGCGCCGTCTCGGCAGCCAGACCGAGCAGCTGCAAGAGGTCTACGACCGCCCGGCGAAGCTGGTGCGCAAAGAGCGCGAAATCCTGATCCACGGCCCGCTCGAACTGCTCGACGCGATCTTGAACGAGGGTGAAAAGGGCCTGAGCCTGCAGCGCTACAAGGGTTTGGGCGAAATGAACCCCGAGCAGCTGTGGGAAACCACACTCGACCCCTCCGCGCGGACCCTGCTTCAGGTGCGAGTCGAGGACGTGGCCGAGGCCGAGGACATCTTCTCGAAGCTGATGGGCGACGTCGTGGAACCCCGCCGCGAGTTCATCCAACAGAACGCCCTGGCGGTGGAGAACCTCGATTTCTGATGGGTTGTAGGTTTGCGCAAAGCTTTGCATTCTACTCAAAGGTTTGCGTGATTTGCGCATAAGTTTGCGCTACGGAAAAGTAGTTGGGATTCGCTGCTCGGAAATTTTTTGATTTTCTGACCGTGTCGCGTACGTTTTTCCGCTCTCGGCGGCTGTCACATCCTGGCAGGCGCTCGCAATCACGACCTCTTGCCGATCTGGGTGCCGGCGCAGTTCGCCCATCCCATCATTGCCGCTACCTCACTCAATCGGCGCGAACTGGCGATACGCACGTAGCACTGCGGATGGGCCTCCCCACACCATAAGCTGCAGGCCCGACGAGTTGCCGCGTGGCATACCTCGCTGACATCGGGGGCTCGCTTACGCCGGATAGATACGATGCGTAGGCATTGACTTTGTCCGGTGACCTGCCCCCCTTGGGGCCCTCGTTCATAACGAGAGTCTGCAGGTTTGAGATTGGTAGTCGGATCGGTTGTTGTGGGCAAGCGCGCCGGGCGCGGAGCCCTCAAATTGCTCAAGCGTCCGGCGCGCTTCGAGCGGCGTCTGGTTTCCCAGAGACGAGTGCGGTCTGACGGCGTTGTAGTCGTAGCGCCAGAGCGCCAACTTGCGCCGGGCATCGTCCAGTGTGTCGAAGATCTCCTCGTTTAATAATTCGTCGCGCAGGCTTCCGTTGAAGGACTCGATGAACGCGTTCTGCTGCGGCTTGCCGGGGTCGATGTAGTGCCAGGGAATGGCGTTCTGGTCGGCCCATCTCAGGATGGCCCGGCTGGTGAACTCCGTCCCGTTGTCGCTGACAATGCAAGCAGGCTTTCCGTAGATCCGCACCAGCGCATCGAGTTCACGGGCAACACGCTTGCCCGATATACTGGTATCGGCGACCAGGCACAGGTTCTCTCTGCAACAATCGTCGATCACGGCCAAAATACGGAACTTGCGCGAGGCGCCGAAGCTGTCCGCCAGGAAGTCGAGCGACCAGCGCGCATTGGGATGCGCCGCCGCAGGCATCGGCGTGCGTGACCCGCGAGCCCGCTTGCGTCCACGCCGTCGCTTCACCGATAGCCCTTCCTCGCGATAGAGCCGATACAGCTTCTTGTGGTTCATGGTCATGCCCTTGCGCTCAAGCAGGATGCCGATCCGGCGATAGCCAAACCGGCGCCGCTTCCCGGCGATCTCCTTCATCTCCTCGCGGATCTCGGGGCAGTCCGGCGGGCGTGTGCGCCGGACCGTCTTGGGGTCGACACCGACAAGCTGGCAGGCCCGACGCTGCGAGATGTCATGATCCCGCATCGCCCTGAGCGCCGCCTCTCGCCGCCTGGTCAATGTCGTCAGTTCTTTCCCAGCAGATCCTTCAGAACCACGTTGTCGAGCATGGTGTCGGCCAACAGACGTTTGAGCTTGGCGTTTTCGTCTTCGAGCGCCTTCAGCCTGGCTGCCTCGGAGAGCTCCATGCCACCATACTTGGCCTTGAACTTGTAAAAGGTCGCCGGGCTGAGGCCATGCCTGCGGCACACATCAGCTGTCGGCATGCCTGCCTCCTGCTCCTTGATCATCCCAATAATCTGCGCCTCGGTGAAACGGCTTTTTCGCATTCGTCTGCTCCTTCAGAGTTGGCGCAGACTCTACACTACGTTGAGGGATCCCGCGGGGGGCAGGTCACTGACGTCGAATAAAAGCTTTGTCCCGCACACCGGTCCTTCAGTCTGATGAAACGCTGCGCGATGCACGAACGACCGCTTCGGTGAAATCGCGCTGCGGCGCGGGACCTCTGGCTTGAATGTCCGCTTTGGGCCGTTCACTGCGCCCAAGCAGGAAGGGCGGGAAGCATGCGTAAATGGGCGGACCCTGCTCTAAGGTCGAGCTCCCGATAAGATCTCAGCATTGCCGTGAGAATAGGGAGACGGTCCAGTCTCCGGGGATCAGATCAGGAGTGAGGCGGGTGGCATATGTCATCCACGCGCGTGGTCTCGCAACTTTCAAGATTCCGCATCGCTTTGGCCTGATCCGCCGCAACATAAGGATATCCACCTTCCGAACGACTGCGTAACTCATGCTTTCGGTAACGAAAAGTTCGACATCTCCGGAAGGGCGAGGGCGACCGCGCACGCGGCAAAATATGCAGGGGGCGGATGCTCCATCATGAGAAAAGAGCTCTCCGCGCCACCGGTTACGACGAATGTCAGGGCGCCGAAGGGCGCCCCGGACCTGATCAGTCGCGCAGAACGTCGGTCATCGCCACCAGCATGACATGGGCCGAGGCCGCGCCGGGGTCCATATGTCCGACGGAGCGCTGCCCAAGCTTTGCCGAGCGGCCGCGGCGGCTTTCGATTTCAGCGGTGTAATCACGCCCGCTTTTCGCGCCGGCGCATGCGGCTTCGAGGCAGGCGATCACGTCGCCGCCGGAATGCAGCGTCTCGCGCGCTTTCGCCATCGCGGGCACCCATGCGTCGATCATCGTCTTGTCGCCGACCTGTGCGCCGCCGCGGGACTGAATGCCCGCGCACATCCCCTCGATCCACGCGACCATCGCGCCGGC
It includes:
- the dnaA gene encoding chromosomal replication initiator protein DnaA produces the protein MTDETWGQVCNELQKAVGQNNYTTWIAPLELIDLEDGIASFQAPTKFMCDWVSRNFAEPILSELRRAGISAERVDISVPARRPMNGTANGATRPAVPAPAPAPAAAAKLRRTPRPDEPLPGAPLDSRFTFDSFVVGKPNELAHAAAKRVAEGGPVTFNPLFLYGGVGLGKTHLMHAIAHDLQHQRPDLRVLYLSAEQFMYRFVQALREKQIMDFKEMFRSIDVLMVDDVQFIAGKDSTQEEFFHTFNALVDQGKQIVISADRAPGEIKDLEERIKSRLSCGLVVDLHPTDYELRLGILQTKTEAYKVQYPDLQIAPGVLEFVAHRITSNVRILEGALTRLFAYASLIGREITMDLAQECLKDQLRQSERKVTVEEIQRKVAEHYNVRLSDLVGPKRLRAIARPRQVAMFLAKSLTTRSLPDIGRRFGGRDHTTIMHGIRKIEELRGTDSQLAEDIELLRRLLES
- the dnaN gene encoding DNA polymerase III subunit beta, giving the protein MKFSIERAALLKAVSQAQSVVERRNTIPILANVLIEAEGDTVQFRATDLDIEVVDKAPAQVEQAGATTVSAVMLHEIVRKLPDGALVSISDDPAAGRLNVQAGRSSFNLATLPKEDFPVMASSEYTANFTAKAGVLKRLFDKSKFAISTEETRYYLNGVYMHIATGEDGQVLRCVATDGHRLARIDSGLPEGASGMPGVIVPRKTVNELRKLLEDDNQEIAVSVSETKVRFATPVITLTSKVIDGTFPDYTRVIPTGNTRQLEVDASEFAKAVDRVATVSSERSRAVKLALEADKLVLSVNAPDAGAAEEELVVAYADEPLEIGFNAKYLLEIASQVDRENAVFLFNSSGDPTLMREGGDTSAVYVVMPMRV
- the recF gene encoding DNA replication/repair protein RecF (All proteins in this family for which functions are known are DNA-binding proteins that assist the filamentation of RecA onto DNA for the initiation of recombination or recombinational repair.), which codes for MLRELKILQFRSHRRAEIAFDGRPVAIYGPNGAGKTNILEAVSLLSPGRGLRRAQADELMRRAEAVGWKLRAVTDTHEIETSALPGESRRVEIDGKAAPQVALAQILRVLWLVPSMDRLWIEGAEGRRRFLDRMVMSFTPAHAEVTLAYEKAMRERNRLLKDMVRDPNWYHALEAQMAEAGAAIRANRAEALTRIMQAQADAATAFPAAHLVLENEGPGDLAAALDANRPRDMSAGRTLEGPHRADLLATYVEKDAPAAQCSTGEQKALLISLILANARALAGEDVVLLLDEVAAHLDSGRRAALYDEICAMGAQVLMTGTGAELFDALGDRGQYLEVVEGPQGSEVREAMP
- a CDS encoding VOC family protein, with protein sequence MSYPQQRVTLITLGVADLDQSKRFYAALGWQPHAEQEDVAFYQLHGMALSLFSLPALAADQGLTRARLGTGAMTLAQNFDSPEDVDAAFAAALKAGATELKAPEKTFWGGYAGYYADPDHHVWELAHNPFWPLADDGSLTLP
- a CDS encoding LysE family translocator, producing the protein MTLTLSQIALYTGALLVLFLTPGPVWLALLARAMAGGFASAWPLALGVTVGDMVWPALAILGVSWLVGEFSWFLDALRWVAVAMFVGMGALLIRHAEHQISSDSRLTRPGMWAGFVAGLIVIIGNPKAILFYMGILPGFFPIATMTWIDIATVSLISAIVPLTGNLILAAFVGRIRAFVQSRGKLAKLNRIAGGLMILVGLLIAVT
- the gyrB gene encoding DNA topoisomerase (ATP-hydrolyzing) subunit B; the protein is MTDDTPKKNAYGADSIKVLKGLEAVRKRPGMYIGDTDDGSGLHHMVYEVVDNGIDEALAGHADYVAVKIHADSSVSVRDNGRGIPVDIHAEEGVSAAEVIMTQLHAGGKFNNTDDDGNAYKVSGGLHGVGVSVVNALSDWLELTVWRDGKIHKARFEHGECVEHVHVVGEAPNESGTEVRFLASSKEDDPEGTFSNREFVFATLEKRLRELAFLNSGVRIIIEDERPAEPLKTELHYEGGVREFVKYLDRSKNAVMEDPIYMVGEVRGIGVECAMWWNDSYHETVLPFTNNIPQRDGGTHMAGLRGALTRTITKYAQESGIAKREKVDFTGDDAREGLTCVLSVKVPDPKFSSQTKDKLVSSEVRPAVENLVNEKLAEWFEENPNEAKQIVGKIIEAALAREAARKARELTRRKTVMDVASLPGKLADCQEKDPSLSEVFLVEGDSAGGSAKQGRERKNQAVLPLRGKILNVERARFDRMLSSDQIGTLITALGTGIGRDEFNIDKLRYHKIVIMTDADVDGAHIRTLLLTFFFRQMPEIIEHGYLYIAQPPLYKVARGKSEVYLKDQTALEDYLIDMGVEGAILRLNTGEEISGQDLKRVVEEARLIKRILATFPTHYPHHILEQAAIAGAMVPGKIDGDAQGVANSVAERLDLVALEYERGWQGRPTQDHGIRLARVLRGVEEVRTLDGAVLRSGEARRLGSQTEQLQEVYDRPAKLVRKEREILIHGPLELLDAILNEGEKGLSLQRYKGLGEMNPEQLWETTLDPSARTLLQVRVEDVAEAEDIFSKLMGDVVEPRREFIQQNALAVENLDF
- a CDS encoding IS3 family transposase (programmed frameshift), with the translated sequence MRKSRFTEAQIIGMIKEQEAGMPTADVCRRHGLSPATFYKFKAKYGGMELSEAARLKALEDENAKLKRLLADTMLDNVVLKDLPGKELTTLTRRREAALRAMRDHDISQRRACQLVGVDPKTVRRTRPPDCPEIREEMKEIAGKRRRFGYRRIGILLERKGMTMNHKKLYRLYREEGLSVKRRRGRKRARGSRTPMPAAAHPNARWSLDFLADSFGASRKFRILAVIDDCCRENLCLVADTSISGKRVARELDALVRIYGKPACIVSDNGTEFTSRAILRWADQNAIPWHYIDPGKPQQNAFIESFNGSLRDELLNEEIFDTLDDARRKLALWRYDYNAVRPHSSLGNQTPLEARRTLEQFEGSAPGALAHNNRSDYQSQTCRLSL